From a region of the Hydrogenobacter sp. genome:
- the panD gene encoding aspartate 1-decarboxylase translates to MQRFVLKSKIHRAKITGKELHYEGSLSLDTILMESAGLLPFERIDVYNVNNGVRFSTYVIPAPAGSGEVKLNGAASRLGEIGDLIIIASYAILDDKELFEFRPLLVYVNENNQVLEVRRDILQVNVHDR, encoded by the coding sequence ATGCAAAGATTTGTACTTAAATCAAAGATACACAGAGCGAAAATAACAGGTAAGGAACTCCATTACGAAGGGAGCCTTTCTCTGGACACCATCCTTATGGAATCTGCTGGTCTTTTACCTTTTGAGAGGATAGACGTATACAATGTCAATAACGGTGTAAGGTTTTCTACTTATGTGATACCCGCACCTGCGGGTTCTGGTGAAGTTAAATTAAATGGTGCGGCATCAAGACTCGGTGAGATAGGTGATCTGATAATAATTGCTTCTTACGCCATACTTGATGATAAGGAGCTTTTCGAGTTCAGACCTCTTCTTGTGTATGTAAACGAGAACAATCAGGTGCTTGAAGTTAGAAGAGATATACTGCAGGTGAATGTACATGATAGGTAA
- the wbaP gene encoding undecaprenyl-phosphate galactose phosphotransferase WbaP has translation MGKRLQSLILFSVLMVSDILAYYLSLFMGYLTRVAINPLVINYADFNFPLSHFLKMWWIPILFLFFNFYEGVYQSRYPFPEELRRIVKATFFGVVTLFFLVGITKKSEDVSRLMFFISGVYMPLFFSLLRYSSKNLLFGIGIGLKRFAVVGSDRIIQDAVSFLDAERYLGYSMIGFFSDKESLRSVKINGKVFRVRKIKYLNMLIEKGFVDCLVISAGYLSEEELANFVYGYHGKVEELILVPQLKGLNLINSDHMPFYMLDVFMLRFRDNLKTFPNLYVKRAFDLFLSLLLSPIVLVVMIVVSVLIKLETKGPVFFSHLRIGQGGKLIRVYKFRTMYQDAQDRLSKLLEEKEDLRIEWERYRKLKEDPRVTKIGRFLRKTSLDELPQIFNVIKGDMSLVGPRPVTQEELERYYREFAQIYKMVKPGITGYWQVSGRNEVDYDVRVAMDTFYVVNWSLWLDIYILIKTLWVVLKGKGAY, from the coding sequence ATGGGTAAAAGACTACAATCGCTCATACTTTTTTCTGTACTTATGGTATCAGATATATTGGCGTATTACCTTTCCTTATTTATGGGGTATCTTACTCGCGTTGCGATAAATCCTTTAGTGATAAACTATGCGGACTTTAATTTTCCCTTATCTCACTTTTTAAAAATGTGGTGGATACCTATCCTTTTCTTATTCTTTAATTTCTACGAAGGTGTATACCAAAGTAGATACCCTTTTCCTGAAGAACTCAGGAGGATAGTAAAAGCCACCTTTTTTGGTGTAGTGACGCTGTTTTTTCTTGTAGGGATCACCAAAAAGTCCGAAGATGTATCAAGACTCATGTTTTTCATCTCAGGCGTTTATATGCCCTTATTTTTCTCCTTACTGAGGTACTCCTCAAAGAACTTGCTTTTTGGGATCGGTATAGGTTTGAAGAGGTTTGCGGTAGTTGGTTCTGACAGGATAATTCAGGATGCCGTGTCTTTTTTGGACGCAGAAAGGTATCTTGGATACTCAATGATAGGTTTCTTCAGCGATAAGGAATCCTTAAGAAGCGTTAAAATAAATGGTAAGGTTTTCAGGGTAAGAAAGATCAAATACCTTAATATGCTCATAGAGAAGGGGTTCGTAGATTGCCTTGTGATCTCAGCGGGATACCTCAGTGAGGAAGAGCTTGCCAACTTTGTGTATGGCTATCATGGAAAGGTAGAGGAGCTTATACTCGTTCCTCAGCTTAAAGGGTTGAACTTAATAAACTCGGATCACATGCCCTTTTACATGCTTGACGTCTTTATGCTAAGGTTCAGGGACAACCTTAAGACCTTTCCAAATCTTTATGTAAAGAGAGCCTTTGATCTGTTCCTTTCTTTGCTCTTATCTCCTATTGTACTTGTCGTAATGATCGTGGTTTCCGTGTTGATAAAGCTGGAGACGAAGGGACCTGTATTTTTCAGCCATTTACGTATAGGGCAAGGTGGAAAGCTTATAAGGGTTTACAAATTTAGAACTATGTATCAGGATGCTCAAGATAGGCTCAGTAAGCTTCTTGAAGAGAAGGAAGATCTCAGAATAGAGTGGGAAAGGTACAGAAAGCTTAAAGAAGATCCACGAGTAACTAAGATAGGTAGATTTTTAAGAAAAACATCCCTGGACGAGCTTCCTCAGATATTTAACGTCATAAAGGGAGACATGAGCCTTGTTGGTCCTCGCCCTGTAACGCAAGAGGAACTGGAAAGGTATTACAGAGAGTTCGCTCAGATATACAAAATGGTAAAACCTGGAATCACCGGTTACTGGCAGGTGAGCGGGAGGAACGAAGTGGACTATGATGTGAGGGTAGCTATGGATACTTTTTATGTGGTAAACTGGTCCCTTTGGTTGGACATATACATACTTATAAAGACTCTCTGGGTAGTTCTTAAAGGGAAGGGGGCTTATTGA
- a CDS encoding iron-sulfur cluster assembly accessory protein — protein MQQAAMNFFVTEKASQEVLKIAQENNITEPILRIRVVPGGCSGFQYAMGFDDTIEEGDHVFEYGGVKVVIDQFSMPYVNNAELDYVMDFMGGGFTIKNPNVTGSCGCGSSFSCG, from the coding sequence ATGCAGCAAGCTGCCATGAACTTCTTTGTTACAGAAAAGGCATCTCAGGAGGTGCTGAAAATAGCACAGGAGAACAATATTACCGAACCTATACTCAGGATAAGGGTAGTTCCAGGTGGTTGCTCTGGTTTTCAGTATGCCATGGGTTTTGACGATACCATAGAGGAAGGAGATCACGTTTTTGAATACGGCGGTGTCAAGGTTGTCATAGACCAGTTCTCTATGCCTTACGTGAATAACGCGGAACTTGATTACGTTATGGATTTCATGGGTGGTGGTTTTACCATAAAGAATCCCAACGTTACAGGTTCCTGCGGTTGTGGAAGTTCTTTCTCCTGTGGATGA